One window of Salvelinus fontinalis isolate EN_2023a chromosome 19, ASM2944872v1, whole genome shotgun sequence genomic DNA carries:
- the LOC129816414 gene encoding serine/threonine-protein kinase 17B-like, which translates to MSRRRIDSRNGPTGLFGEIQTHINTEPMDSVYDITGELGRGKFAVVKRCVERSTGKVFAAKFLRKRRRGRDCRAEVVHEMGVLEAARNNPRVVNLHAAYETDHDIILLLEYAAGGEIFDHCDCDELLPEGQITRLIRQTLEGVHLLHQTSVVHLDLKPQNILLTSLAPLGDIKIVDFGLARKLGMVGELREILGTPEYVAPEILNYEPITTATDLWSVGVIAYMLVTGESPFAGDDKQETYLNVSQVNVDYSQDAFSRVSELAVDFIRKLLVKTPEDRPSAADCMTHPWLWQQHQYPSTEPVLPRTPRERSSGTKWAAPAEDPEDKENFTLDSPHTQAKRFRFEEETPAATNGGDGDF; encoded by the exons ATGTCACGCAGGCGGATTGACAGCCGCAATGGACCGACTGGGCTGTTTGGAGAAATTCAAACCCATATCAATACGGAACCGATGGAcagtgtttatgacatcactggCGAGTTGGGCAG GGGGAAATTTGCGGTGGTGAAGCGGTGCGTGGAGAGGTCCACAGGGAAGGTGTTTGCCGCCAAGTTCCTGCGGAAGCGGCGTCGGGGCCGAGACTGCCGGGCCGAGGTGGTGCACGAGATGGGTGTGCTGGAGGCGGCCCGGAACAACCCTCGCGTGGTTAACCTGCACGCTGCCTATGAGACAGACCACGACATCATCCTGCTGCTGGAATA tGCGGCGGGGGGTGAGATCTTTGACCACTGTGACTGTGATGAGCTGCTCCCAGAGGGCCAGATCACACGGCTGATCAGACAGACGCTGGAGGGcgtccacctcctccaccagacCAGTGTGGTGCACCTGGACCTCAAG CCCCAGAACATCCTACTAACCAGCCTGGCTCCGCTGGGGGACATAAAGATTGTGGACTTTGGCCTGGCACGCAAACTGGGCATGGTCGGAGAGCTCCGAGAGATCTTGGGCACGCCTGAGTACGTGG CTCCAGAGATCCTGAACTATGAGCCTATCACAACGGCAACTGACTTGTG GAGTGTGGGAGTGATCGCCTACATGCTGGTGACGGGCGAGTCTCCATTTGCAGGGGATGACAAGCAGGAGACGTACCTGAACGTGTCACAGGTCAACGTGGACTATAGCCAAGACGCCTTCTCCAGGGTGTCGGAGCTCGCTGTCGACTTCATCCGCAAGCTGCTGGTCAAAACTCCAGA GGACCGGCCCAGTGCAGCCGACTGCATGACCCACCCCTGGCTGTGGCAGCAGCATCAATACCCAAGTACCGAGCCTGTCCTGCCACGAACCCCCCGTGAGAGGAGCAGCGGTACCAAGTGGGCTGCCCCAGCCGAGGACCCAGAGGACAAGGAGAACTTCACCTTGGATTCACCCCACACCCAGGCCAAGAGGTTTCGCTTTGAGGAGGAGACACCTGCCGCCACCAACGGTGGAGACGGGGACTTCTGA